The DNA segment TCTTCCAGATGATGGATGCGTAACTTTTGACAACCGTGAGTTGTGTGTGTGAATCAAGTGGTATAAGCTATAGCTAGTATAGAACAACCTTGACTGCTTGCTTTAGGAGATGGCACCTATTATATCTATGATAAATAAAGTGTGCCAGGGGCCATCGAACATTTTTCAAGTTAAACGATTTAACTGTTTTTCCAACCTCATGTACCCGACataatcaataataacaatatcataGCTAAGTTAGTCGAATTCACCAATAAATCAGGGGAAACAGGCAGTTATTAACTTAGCAGTTCATATTATGTTGGCATTTTGTATTACCGGACTACAATAATCTCTGTACACATAGGGAGCTTTTAGCAGCTTGAACAAGTCTCCTCCATTTAGCAAAAAGGAAAAAGGGAGAACTGAAAAAAGTGAATCTTTGCAGACAGCAGAGAATTTTTTCTACTCAAGTTTCACTCAACCTTTCCTCGCAGGTTTTATCCTTTTCCCTGATTCTATTCTCCGAATCCAGTCGAAGGTCAATTTTGGGGCTTGATACTTGAGTTGGACCTCCAATTTACTGGTCCTACTAGTTAAGTATGGCTTGTTCTTGTCCTACACCATAAATTGCTTGCTGAAACAGATATGGAAAGTATTGGTTTTAAATCATGTTACTTGGACGATAAGGGGCCGTAAAACAACATATGATTCCAAAATATCACCAGAGAATGTACTCCTTCAGCAATAGATGCATGTGCAGCCACTTCTATCAGCTCGATATAAGTACTATCTCTGTTCCACTTTAAGTGTCGTAGTTCGGAGTACGACGGTCAAACTGACTAATGTTCGGTGTGAATTTGGACAAAGAATCTTCAAGCTTTTTGACATAAAATTTACATGGACAAAGAATCTTCAAGCTTTTTGacataaaatttacatatatGGAAACTACGTAAAAATTACTATAGgtcataataattaataattcaaaacattttaaaaaatatcaaaatagtaaATGTGTCACATAAAGTGGAATAGAGGGAGTATATATCTATATAGTCAGCACTCATTGTCACAAAAGAACAATGGGCGTTGTAAAACTCCGCATACACCGACTTAAAATCTTGATCCGCCTGCTTAGGCAACATTAGGAGTTAACTGATCACAAGAGGTTCGATCTTTACAATGTCTATAGTTGGAAAAAAGGAGGGTAAAGTAGAAAATTTGACCTGTTCTTTAGTAGCAGAGTGAGCATTAAGTTGAAGAGCGAGAGCATTATTAGAAGCAAGGGAGTGAGCGTGGAGATGGGGAAGGCGCTGTGAGATGTCAGGAGGAGGGAGTCTGAGCCGTAGATCTTGGATCGTACCGCTAAGAGAAGTGGCCTTTCGATTCAAATCCTGAAGGTAGGTTTGTTGTTCTGGAGTAAAGATTAAAGGGATCGAATTGGGGTTGTTGTCTTCGTCATTGCTTTGCCCGCCTCCTACTACATCTGCTGCCCATGCCAACAAACCCGCCATTTCTTCTCTGATTTTTCTTCCTAATTAGCAATAATTCCTCTAACTTTGTTCACCCTGCAGTGGAGTTTTAACTGTGTTGGCGAAAATCACAAAAGTTGTCCTTATATTTGTGTTAGGTTTAAAATAATTCCTTGAGCAGTTTGGGTcctttaattttataaaattactACTTTTGATCAACCTCAAATATTTACTAATAAATTTGACGGTCAGAtttaacaaagaatttgaaaagagaaaaatatttaacTTGATATTTGGAGAAACAATTTTGcaattttgactatttttaatcAATTATTTTTATTTGGTACAATTTTTGctatttcttttatctattttctAATGTTTGTTAAAGCTTCCTGGATTTTATTTAGTATTCATTTTGGAAGCctttagttagaagagttgattaggatttgacttttgaataaacaacatcgaaatcgggatttgagaGTTCCAATATATTCGttgattgtgattttggacttgggcgtatgttagcatttggatttggaggtttctAGAAGATTTTAACTATATtgtcgaaagttgacaatttaaaGAATTAGAAAGTTATTAAGTTTGACCGATAGTTGACTTTCCTAAGCTTGAGAAGCCCCGCTATGTTTCCGACTTGAACTTACCTTTAGAGCTTCCCGGGCTCTAGGCTCGGGTGGCGTCATTTCGCCTTACCAACCCCAGGGAAGAATCTCTCTACCACTTCTCTTCCACTTTGGCCAATATGAGTTCACCTGGTACTAGCAGCTTTATCGGGGAATTTCTCATCTTAGTAGGAGCTTTCCAAAGATTCCACATGGGATTGGATATCGAAGGTTCCACTTCCCCCTCATGTAGTCGTCGGCCTTCCCCAACCCCCCTCGTCGCTTCTGGCGAAGCTGCGAGTTCATGAGCAAGTGAATGAAGGAGCCATGTTCCTAAAAGAAAATGACTGCCGCATCGTTGATAAAGAACCTTGCCATCCCCAGCTTTGTCCCCTATAAGCTTGAAGCTTCCTTCGTAACTCCCGGAACTTCTTCGTAGTGGCTCCCTTACATCCCTCATTTCAGAGGGAACCTCGTCGCTTAATGCATGTAGGGGGCTGGGGCTTTTCCCCCACGACCCCTTTTAAAGGAGAACCAGAAGGACCGGCAACGATAAGGAAGGAGATCTATGGATGCCCACGGGATAAGGTTTGCAGATGCGATCATGAATCGAACCAGATCGAAATATTTAGCTGTCAACGGACAAAGCCGGAACGTCGATTCGATAGAATTGTTTAGAATCCTCTCCTAGCTTCCTCTTTCCATGGATATGCAGACTATAAAACGTCGATCAATAGTTGACTTTGAGGTTATCGGACTCCGATTTTTTAGTTAACAAAATTTGCACAATGTTCGTTCAAGGAATTATCAGAGTTTGTTATTTATTTGATGGAAacataaaaagttaaaattgctcATTAGTATAGTTAAGAACTACATTAAACCTCAACTCAAATAGCGaacaaattttatcattttatcttCTCAATTTGCACCAGTTGTAGATATTCTTTCACTTTATCAACTACTTAACAAATATCACTAAAAAATCAGATatagccaagcaaaacttaaggTTAAATTACACTAAACACTCCTCTAACATAATTCAATTGCAGGTACACGAGACCTCTTATATGTTAAATCTATATAGTCAAAGctcttatataatgaaaattaTAGAGTAGAATATTAATTTGAATTAGATtttcataaatatttaattttaaaaatatgggtataTCCGTAACTAAGTATATATTATAACAGAATCtctaaataaattaaaattatttagtTAGATGAAAGTTCATTTGTCTAGGATTTTTCATTAAAGAAGAGGTTTAAGTGGTTGATTTTTTAAATATAGGAATAACACTATTATATATGTCTAGAACATATAAAGGTGTgcaaaattttcattttaaaacatACGTACAAGATATATACAATTGAGTCATACAGTATTACAAAAAAGTGTTTGAAGTAATTTATGATATGAGTTATTGGCCAATAAAGGCCAAGCCCAATGCAACACATTTCTAAGGGTGTGGAGGTAGGAGGAAAGAAGATGGGGAAGTGCACAAATAGCAATTTTGTTTtaggaacaataacaacaataacaaatttaCTGTAATTACACATAATGAGgtttggagagggtagtgtgtacgtagaccttacacCTACCttcagagaggttgtttccggaaGACCCTCGAACCTCTATTTAAAAAAgttgaaatttataaatttttaaagtTTAGCTGTTTCGGAATTAACTTTTGAAGTTCAAATAAAGTTCAAATAGCGTATCTGAAGTTTCAAATTATAACTTTTAGTTCTAAAAAGAAGTAGAACACGAACGGTCTAAAGTAACATGAATAGTCTGAAGTTTGCCAAAATTGGCTAAACTTGAAATACCTTTTTGAAAAACTTAATTTGATTTAAATTGAGGTGCTCAAAGCAGCTACGCGAAGTTTCAACACAAAGCTTCATAATGCAACACTAGGTTTAATATTTCTGTGTGTTGCGTGTATTCAGCACTTGCATAAGGTTCTATAAGTGTGAGTTAATCAATTCCATATTTGCAAATGATGCTTCATTTCTGTACTCTTTTCTGGTATGTCTAAGTTCGAACTTAAATCATttctataaattaaaaagaacaCTTTGCTATGTACGTTTAAATCTGGGAACTTCAACATTCCCTGTAACGTGATTTGCCTTACACGAAAAGAATTTTCACATCTAATTCTTCCTTTCTTTGCTTTCCCATTCAGCAAAAGATAACCCCATCATTTTCAACTCATCCCTTCCTTCATTAACTCAATTCCTATGGGTATCTTGCTACCACTTTCCTCAACTTATATACTCATCTTCACTTGCAATCCAACCCATTCTTACTCTTAAACTTCGGACACGATAGATATTTATTGGCACTTAGTGTTTATATACAATTAAAAAATTAATCTTAGCAGTTAAAAGTTGAACGTGTACATATCACTTAACCATAATTAAGTAATACATGTGTTTTGTATTTATTTGTTTGGTGTAAACATGTATCAATGGCTAATCCAGAGTATAATATACAGGTTTATTAGAACCCAATAGCTTTTGTCaaaatattgtattgtattaagGAAATCCACTAAATACCTTTAAATTTGACTATGAATAATATATTTACCTGAGATggttaaaaaattataaattttaaattctaaaTCCCCTTTATGTGACGTACAGAAGACAGCTAGCCTTTCCCTTTTTAAACACCTCTCTAAGCAATATGCTACTTGTTCTTTTGTAATTCCATTCTCTCTCCCTCTCCTATCTCTATCTCTCGTGGGGttttatatatacacacactaaagTGACTCCATACCAGAATAGTTTCCCTTCGTATAAGGCTAAGTTACGTCATTACCTTAATGTGACACCATCAAAAAATTGTTTCTTGTTTCCTTCTGCTATCAATTTGCAAACCAATTCACTCTTTGGTCTCTCTAACGTGCAGCCAAACTTGACAGGTAAACACACACTTAGTGCAATTAATCTTGTTTTTGTTCAAGATTGCGCGGATAAATTTACCTATCATGGTTTTAAAGAAGATCACAAGAAGAGTCAAAACAATTGTCACAACACCTTTCAAGAAACATTCCAAACACTATAAACCTCCTCTACAACCAGAACCACCACCTCCACCAAAATCCCCTGAAATGTCTCCACTTCAACCCCAAAGTAGGCCAATTTCACAACCTTTTCTCTTTCCAACAGCAAAATCCACTGTCCTTCCTGAACCATCAACATATTTTGCTCATCATCTCTTATCAACCCCTTTGCCCACAAATTCTTTCTTTCAAAACTTTGTGCTAAAAAATGGTGATCAGCCTGAATATATTCAACCATATCTTATCGAATCATCAAATTCATCTCTCACTCTTTGTTACCCACCTCAGTTCCATAATCCTGCTTTCATTTACCAAATATTCAATGCTGATATCACTATTAGTACATTGAATAATCCAAATCTAAATGCACCCCATGTTATTTCATCATTTAGTGATCTTAGTGTCACATTGGATCTTCCATCAAGTAACCTTAGGTTCTTTCTTGTCAGGGGATGTCCCTTTGTTACTTGTAATGTCATTGGTAATGTTGCACTTAGAATTTCAACGATTCACGCGATTCTTGAATGTTCTTGGAATGCTACTCTCACCAAATATAACATTAAGCTCAACAATGGCCAAACTTGGCTTTTGTACGCGTCTTCGCCTATCAATTTGAGCAATACTGATGTGAATAATATCACTTCTAGTGAGTTTTCGGGGATAATAAGGATCGTTCTTTTGCCAAATTCTGAAAACCCGATGTATGAATCAGTTCTTGATCGGTTCAGTTCTTGTTATCCTAAATTTGGTAATGCTGTTTTCAGTCAGCCATTTAGTTTGGAGTATAAGTGGGAAAAGACTGGATGGGGAGACTTATTGATGCTAGCTCATCCCCTTCATCTCCAGCTGCTTTCGAATCGTTCAGTAATTATCTTGGAAGATTTTAAGTATAATAGTATTGATGGTGAGCTTGTTGGAGTTGTTGGAGATACATGGTTATTGAAAAGTGATCCAATTTCTGTAACATGGCATTCAATTAAAGGTGTAAAAGAGGAGTCTTGTTCTGAAATAATTGATGCTTTGAATATAGATGTCGCGGACTTGAACTCAATGTTAATCTCAACATCATCGTCTTACTTTTATGGAAAGTTAATTGCAAGAGCTGCAAGATTGGCATTGATAGCTGAAGAAGTTTGTTACCATGATGTTATACCAATGATCCGCAAATTCTTGAAGGATACAATTGAACCTTGGTTAGATGGGACTTTTGAAGCAAATGGTTTCTTTTATGATACAAAATGGGGTGGAATTGTAACTAAACAAGGTTCAATGGATTCTGGTGCTGATTTTGGCTTTGGAATTTACAATGATCATCATTACCACATTGGTTATTTCCTTTACGCTAT comes from the Nicotiana tabacum cultivar K326 chromosome 14, ASM71507v2, whole genome shotgun sequence genome and includes:
- the LOC107799688 gene encoding glucan endo-1,3-beta-D-glucosidase-like; this translates as MVLKKITRRVKTIVTTPFKKHSKHYKPPLQPEPPPPPKSPEMSPLQPQSRPISQPFLFPTAKSTVLPEPSTYFAHHLLSTPLPTNSFFQNFVLKNGDQPEYIQPYLIESSNSSLTLCYPPQFHNPAFIYQIFNADITISTLNNPNLNAPHVISSFSDLSVTLDLPSSNLRFFLVRGCPFVTCNVIGNVALRISTIHAILECSWNATLTKYNIKLNNGQTWLLYASSPINLSNTDVNNITSSEFSGIIRIVLLPNSENPMYESVLDRFSSCYPKFGNAVFSQPFSLEYKWEKTGWGDLLMLAHPLHLQLLSNRSVIILEDFKYNSIDGELVGVVGDTWLLKSDPISVTWHSIKGVKEESCSEIIDALNIDVADLNSMLISTSSSYFYGKLIARAARLALIAEEVCYHDVIPMIRKFLKDTIEPWLDGTFEANGFFYDTKWGGIVTKQGSMDSGADFGFGIYNDHHYHIGYFLYAIAVLAKIDPMWGRKYRPQAYSLMADFMNLSRRENSHYTRLRCFDLWKLHSWAGGLTEFADGRNQESTSEAINAYYSAALMGLAYGDTHLVAIGSTLLAMEIHSAQTWWHVKEESSMYAEEFAKKNRVVGVLWSNKRDSGLWFAPAEWKECRLGIQVLPILPITEVLFSDVRFVKELVQWTMPALARSGVGEGWKGFVYALEAMYDRTSALDKTKRLTGFDDGNSLTNLLWWIHTRDDEAEEGDRGNNFCWFRHYSH